One genomic segment of Burkholderia pyrrocinia includes these proteins:
- a CDS encoding DUF1993 domain-containing protein, with product MSPTQLLVPTFTQMLRAQSAWLDKAVAHRQAAGGDPDTVMVLKLAADMYPLAAQVRFSCFQAMEPVYRLRAEPLPAALLALREAGWNADAQPGTLSDAQAIIAGTLAFLGELAPDALDGGAALSIALEMPNGIAFDMTGEQYARDWALPQFYFHAIAAYAILRHHGVELGKADYVPHMLAYVRPGTIPQG from the coding sequence GTGTCACCGACCCAACTTCTCGTTCCGACATTTACCCAGATGCTGCGCGCGCAGTCCGCGTGGCTCGACAAGGCTGTCGCGCACCGGCAGGCCGCGGGCGGCGATCCCGATACGGTAATGGTGCTGAAGCTCGCAGCCGACATGTATCCGCTCGCCGCACAGGTGCGCTTCTCGTGCTTCCAGGCGATGGAGCCGGTCTACCGGCTGCGCGCCGAACCGCTGCCGGCGGCGCTGCTGGCCTTGCGCGAGGCCGGATGGAATGCGGATGCGCAGCCCGGCACGTTGAGCGACGCGCAGGCGATCATCGCCGGCACGCTCGCGTTTCTCGGCGAACTCGCACCGGATGCGCTCGATGGCGGCGCTGCGCTCTCGATCGCGCTCGAAATGCCGAACGGGATCGCATTCGACATGACGGGCGAACAGTACGCGCGCGACTGGGCGCTGCCGCAGTTCTACTTCCACGCGATCGCCGCGTACGCGATCCTGCGCCATCACGGCGTCGAACTCGGCAAGGCCGACTACGTGCCGCACATGCTCGCGTACGTGCGGCCCGGCACGATTCCGCAAGGGTGA
- a CDS encoding YaiI/YqxD family protein produces MQVLVDADACPAVIKDMLFRAARRAEICVTLVANQFLRTPPSPFIKAVQVPAGFDVADARIVELAEAGDLVITADIPLAAAVLDKGAHALDPRGNWFSRENIEERLSTRAMMDQLRSAGIDTGGPAPFSARDGKTFASQLDRFLARHGKP; encoded by the coding sequence ATGCAAGTACTGGTCGATGCCGACGCGTGTCCCGCCGTCATCAAGGACATGCTGTTTCGCGCCGCGCGTCGTGCCGAAATCTGCGTGACGCTGGTCGCGAACCAGTTTCTGCGCACGCCGCCGTCGCCGTTCATCAAGGCGGTGCAGGTGCCGGCCGGCTTCGACGTCGCTGACGCGCGCATCGTCGAGCTGGCCGAGGCCGGCGACCTCGTGATCACCGCCGACATCCCGCTCGCCGCCGCCGTGCTCGACAAGGGCGCGCATGCGCTCGACCCGCGCGGCAACTGGTTCAGCCGCGAGAACATCGAGGAACGCCTGTCAACGCGCGCGATGATGGACCAGCTGCGCAGCGCGGGCATCGACACGGGCGGGCCGGCGCCGTTCAGCGCGCGCGACGGCAAGACGTTTGCATCGCAGCTCGACCGGTTCCTGGCACGCCACGGCAAGCCATGA
- a CDS encoding low molecular weight protein tyrosine phosphatase family protein gives MTRALFICSRNRLRSPTAEAVFAAWPGVETDSAGLAPDADTRLCAGQLDWAEIVFVMERAHKARLSAQFGARLKHKKIVCLDIPDRYAFMQPELVALLERKAGPFLRA, from the coding sequence ATGACACGGGCACTGTTCATCTGCAGCCGCAACCGGCTGCGCAGTCCGACGGCCGAAGCGGTATTCGCCGCGTGGCCGGGCGTCGAGACCGACTCCGCGGGCCTCGCGCCCGATGCGGACACGCGCCTGTGCGCCGGGCAGCTCGATTGGGCCGAGATCGTCTTCGTGATGGAGCGCGCGCACAAGGCGCGGCTGTCGGCCCAATTCGGCGCTCGTCTGAAGCACAAGAAGATTGTTTGCCTCGACATCCCCGACCGTTACGCGTTCATGCAGCCCGAACTCGTCGCGCTGCTCGAACGCAAGGCCGGCCCGTTCCTGCGCGCGTGA
- a CDS encoding CitMHS family transporter — protein MLAWIGAIAIVALFGLIITKRLSPLVALIVVPVAASLAAGFGLTTGKFIVHGVQNIGPIAGMFVFAILFFGILTDAGMLDPIIAGVLRVIGCHPPRIVMGSALLALLIHLDGSGAVTFLVTLPAMMPLYTRLGMDRRILACVASMAAGVNFLPWVGPMLRASAALHIPGSAIFMPMIPVQIVGLVFVFGTAYVLGVREAKRLGLDRAGAAALAIAPRELTDAERALRRPGRFRINLALTLVVLATLVSGIVDPMVMFMLGTVAALVINYPDVQAQRERIDAHAKAALMMASVLLAAGAFTGIMSGTGMLKAMAEVVVAHVPVEHARHMPFVLGLLSMPLSLLFDPDSFYFGVLPVLAESGKLLGVPPIQMAQAALLGQMTTGFPVSPLTPATFLIVGLTGVELAEHQKFTIPFLFAATVLMVFAAVATGVFPL, from the coding sequence ATGCTCGCATGGATCGGCGCGATCGCCATCGTCGCGCTGTTCGGCCTGATCATCACGAAGCGGCTGTCGCCGCTCGTGGCGCTGATCGTCGTGCCGGTGGCCGCGTCGCTCGCGGCCGGTTTCGGGTTGACGACCGGCAAGTTCATCGTGCACGGCGTACAGAACATCGGCCCGATCGCCGGGATGTTCGTTTTTGCGATTCTATTTTTCGGAATCCTCACCGATGCGGGGATGCTCGACCCGATCATCGCGGGCGTGCTGCGCGTGATCGGCTGCCATCCGCCGCGCATCGTGATGGGTTCGGCGCTGCTCGCGCTGCTGATCCATCTCGACGGCTCGGGCGCCGTCACGTTTCTCGTCACGCTGCCCGCGATGATGCCGCTCTATACGCGGCTCGGGATGGATCGCCGCATCCTGGCATGCGTTGCATCGATGGCGGCCGGCGTCAACTTCCTGCCGTGGGTCGGGCCGATGCTGCGCGCGTCGGCGGCATTGCACATTCCCGGCTCGGCGATCTTCATGCCGATGATTCCGGTGCAGATCGTCGGGCTCGTGTTCGTGTTCGGCACCGCGTACGTGCTCGGCGTACGCGAGGCGAAACGGCTCGGGCTCGATCGCGCCGGCGCGGCGGCACTCGCGATCGCGCCACGCGAGCTGACCGACGCCGAACGCGCGCTGCGCCGGCCCGGCCGCTTCCGCATCAACCTCGCGCTGACGCTCGTCGTGCTCGCCACGCTGGTGTCGGGCATCGTCGACCCGATGGTGATGTTCATGCTCGGCACGGTCGCCGCGCTCGTGATCAACTACCCGGACGTGCAGGCCCAGCGCGAGCGGATCGACGCGCATGCGAAGGCCGCGCTGATGATGGCGAGCGTGCTGCTCGCGGCCGGTGCGTTCACCGGCATCATGTCCGGCACCGGGATGCTGAAGGCGATGGCGGAAGTCGTCGTCGCGCACGTGCCGGTCGAGCATGCGCGCCATATGCCGTTCGTGCTCGGGCTGCTGTCGATGCCGCTCAGCCTGCTGTTCGACCCCGATTCGTTCTATTTCGGCGTGCTGCCGGTGCTCGCGGAGAGCGGCAAGCTGCTCGGCGTGCCGCCGATCCAGATGGCGCAGGCCGCGCTGCTCGGCCAGATGACGACGGGTTTTCCGGTGAGCCCGCTCACGCCCGCGACGTTCCTGATCGTCGGCCTGACCGGCGTCGAACTCGCCGAGCACCAGAAATTCACGATTCCGTTCCTGTTCGCCGCCACCGTGCTGATGGTTTTCGCCGCGGTCGCGACGGGCGTGTTTCCGCTATGA
- a CDS encoding NUDIX hydrolase, whose translation MSTGPDTLAVIKERATIVCCQRSSVLLVARTASRWALPGGTIRRGETPLEAAQRELAEETRLEGLALDYAVQFGGLTKLHHVFVADVPAHLTPRASNEIARCKWFTVDRLDTLRASVPTRKIIELLRLDCFSAIANGPLR comes from the coding sequence ATGAGTACCGGGCCGGACACCCTCGCCGTCATCAAGGAAAGAGCCACGATCGTGTGCTGCCAGCGCAGCAGCGTGCTGCTGGTCGCCCGCACCGCGTCGCGCTGGGCCCTGCCGGGCGGCACGATCCGGCGCGGCGAGACGCCGCTCGAGGCTGCGCAGCGGGAACTCGCCGAGGAAACGCGGCTGGAGGGGCTCGCGCTCGACTACGCGGTGCAGTTCGGCGGGCTGACGAAGCTGCATCACGTGTTCGTGGCCGACGTGCCGGCGCACCTGACGCCGCGCGCGAGCAACGAGATCGCCCGCTGCAAGTGGTTCACCGTCGACCGGCTCGACACGCTCCGTGCGAGCGTGCCGACGCGCAAGATCATCGAGTTGCTGCGCCTCGACTGCTTTTCGGCGATCGCGAACGGCCCGCTTCGCTGA
- a CDS encoding vWA domain-containing protein, with the protein MPGTARAGTAVAWPATLAAKRSGPLHHGHLRFRKRAGAPHALHCFVLDCSASMLSHERLALAKGLIVAYFDRAARDRVETALICFGGNGAARRFGPAVPRWWNARWLEPVDGGGGTPLADGIAAAAQLLARDARRAPDKQRWLWVLSDGRTREVPAKPAAADHVVFVDFDDAAVRLGQGARLADAWGGQWVMADALCTDLAG; encoded by the coding sequence GTGCCGGGCACGGCGCGCGCCGGCACCGCCGTTGCGTGGCCGGCGACGCTCGCCGCGAAACGCAGCGGCCCGCTGCATCACGGCCATCTGCGCTTCCGGAAGCGGGCCGGCGCACCGCACGCGCTGCATTGCTTCGTGCTCGACTGTTCGGCGTCGATGCTATCGCACGAGCGGCTCGCGCTGGCCAAGGGGCTGATCGTCGCGTATTTCGATCGCGCCGCGCGCGACCGCGTCGAAACCGCGCTGATCTGCTTCGGCGGCAACGGCGCCGCGCGGCGCTTCGGCCCGGCCGTGCCGCGCTGGTGGAATGCGCGCTGGCTCGAACCGGTCGACGGCGGCGGCGGCACGCCGCTCGCGGACGGCATCGCGGCCGCCGCCCAGTTGCTCGCGCGCGATGCGCGGCGTGCGCCCGACAAGCAGCGCTGGCTGTGGGTGTTGTCCGACGGGCGCACGCGCGAAGTGCCGGCGAAACCCGCGGCGGCCGATCATGTCGTGTTCGTCGACTTCGACGACGCGGCCGTGCGGCTCGGGCAGGGTGCACGGCTGGCCGATGCGTGGGGCGGGCAGTGGGTGATGGCCGATGCGCTTTGCACGGACCTCGCAGGCTGA
- a CDS encoding CaiB/BaiF CoA transferase family protein, whose protein sequence is MAEREQQGALAGLRIVDLSRVLGGPYATQILADHGAEVIKVEPPSGDETRTWGPPFDGDTASYFLGVNRNKLGIALDLTQPDDRERLLGLLEHADAVVENFKIGTMERWGLGFDALHERFPRLVHCRVSGFGADGPLGGLPGYDAAVQALAGLMSVNGEAGGAPLRVGVPIVDLVTGLNAALGVLMALRERDASGRGQFVEATLFDCALSILHPHTPNFFHSGNAPGRTGNAHPNITPYDSFPTATVDIFLAVGNNGQFAALCDVLGTREWPGDPRFADNRARSANRAALRALLETALAGHDGAALAEQLMRRGVPCAPVLGLDSALDHPHVAHRQMKVELGRHRGIASPIKLGRTPATYRRPPPALNEHAAQVFADADNDHDNRRD, encoded by the coding sequence ATGGCGGAGCGGGAGCAGCAGGGCGCGCTGGCAGGATTGCGCATCGTCGATCTGTCGCGGGTGCTGGGCGGCCCGTACGCGACGCAGATCCTCGCCGACCACGGCGCGGAGGTGATCAAGGTCGAACCGCCGTCCGGCGACGAGACGCGCACGTGGGGCCCGCCATTCGACGGCGACACCGCGTCGTACTTCCTCGGCGTGAACCGCAACAAGCTTGGCATCGCACTCGACCTGACGCAGCCGGACGACCGCGAGCGGCTGCTTGGCCTGCTCGAACACGCCGACGCCGTCGTCGAGAACTTCAAGATCGGCACGATGGAACGCTGGGGGCTCGGTTTCGACGCGCTGCATGAGCGGTTTCCGCGCCTCGTCCATTGCCGCGTGTCGGGTTTCGGCGCGGACGGCCCGCTGGGCGGGCTGCCCGGCTACGACGCGGCCGTGCAGGCGCTCGCGGGGCTGATGAGCGTCAATGGCGAAGCCGGCGGCGCGCCGCTGCGCGTCGGCGTGCCGATCGTCGATCTCGTCACGGGGCTGAACGCGGCGCTCGGCGTGCTGATGGCGCTGCGCGAGCGCGACGCGAGCGGCCGCGGCCAGTTCGTCGAAGCGACGCTGTTCGACTGCGCGCTGTCGATCCTGCATCCGCATACGCCGAACTTCTTCCATTCGGGCAACGCGCCCGGGCGCACCGGCAATGCGCATCCGAACATCACGCCGTACGACAGCTTTCCGACGGCAACCGTCGACATCTTTCTCGCGGTCGGCAACAACGGGCAGTTCGCGGCACTGTGCGACGTGCTCGGCACGCGCGAGTGGCCCGGCGATCCGCGTTTCGCGGACAACCGCGCGCGCAGCGCGAACCGCGCCGCGCTGCGCGCGCTGCTCGAGACGGCATTGGCCGGACACGACGGCGCGGCGCTCGCCGAACAGTTGATGCGCCGCGGCGTGCCGTGCGCGCCGGTGCTCGGGCTCGATTCGGCGCTCGACCATCCGCATGTCGCGCATCGGCAGATGAAGGTCGAGCTGGGCCGGCATCGCGGCATCGCGTCGCCGATCAAGCTCGGCCGCACGCCGGCCACGTACCGGCGGCCGCCGCCCGCGCTGAACGAACATGCGGCGCAGGTGTTTGCCGACGCCGACAACGATCACGACAACCGCCGGGACTGA
- the cobN gene encoding cobaltochelatase subunit CobN, translating into MHLLRTTPGGFVDDTQGVVRIDQQPADIVILSSADTTLSLLASVVPQLPAGFPSVRLANVTFLRQPASVDFYVDDVLRHAKTVVIDHLGGEAYWPYGIEQAESLASKRAQQLAMFSGDLQEDPNLVAKSTVAPDLCRLWWRYLREGGVHNADALLRSIAFHTLGFGDEPELPRPLPAAALYHPARDRASVDDWRPRCTPGAPVVAILFYRAHWQAANTAVFDALADALVREGLNPLPIAVTSLKDAVSREVITQLCDTHGVALVLNTTAFAAGAIDAAEPEVLAGDAPVLQVILSGGNRDAWVTDNQGLHARDIAMHIALPEVDGRIVTRAVSFKGLAYRCPHTEVDVVRYQPDAERIAFVAALARGWCRLRTLDNASKRIALILANYPQSEGRIGNGVGLDTPASALRVLAALRDAGYALADLPPDGDALIARLTEGVTNDVAVHALRPAFQSFALADYAAHFARLPAAVRDALNERWGPPEADPTLRHGRFTIAGWRAGNVFVGIQPSRSRGENDYASYHDADLVPPHAYLAFYFWLRDAYRIDAVIHLGKHGNLEWLPGKSVALSDACWPDLTLGPLPHLYPFIVNDPGEGSQAKRRAQAVIVDHLMPPLTRAENYGPLQDLERQVDEYYEALMVDARRAKLLRKTILATIAEHRLHDELSVSPPRDAGDEDALLTRVDAWLCELKEAQIRDGLHVFGVSPADRQRRDTLLALARFPVGDGKGARAGLIGALARDLMLGDDFDPLSADWAAPWAGPRPAILQALDGSPWRHAGDTRERLERLAQQWLDGLCAATGGNPGTDATPPGEWPHTLAVIERVRATLMPALDACGGEEMRQLLRGLDGRFVPPGPSGSPSRGRPDVLPTGRNFYSVDTRAVPTQAAWSLGLKSAQQLIERHLQDHGDYPRAIGLSVWGTATMRTGGDDIAQAFALLGVRPKWAHGSHRVTDFEILPIEIFDRPRIDVTLRVSGFFRDAFPNLMHLFDAAVQAVAALDEPEEMNPIRARIERERAKWITQGVPPDEARRRAGWRVFGARPGSYGAGLQDLIDQRRWQTDADLADAYRQWGGHAYAQNSAGDAAPDVFGERLATIDVVVQNQDSREHDILDSNDYYQFQGGMTAAVRHLSGQQPSIYHGDHANPVAPKMRTLREEIARVIRSRVVNPKWLDGVKRHGYKGAAELAATVDYLYGYDATARVLSDHQYALVADAYLFDDDTRAFLERHNPKALHGICERFVEAMQRGLWQQPGDYRERIEAVWLASEQLQEGGRR; encoded by the coding sequence ATGCATCTGCTGCGCACCACGCCGGGCGGCTTCGTCGACGATACGCAGGGCGTCGTCCGGATCGACCAGCAGCCGGCCGACATCGTGATCCTGAGTTCGGCCGACACGACGCTGTCGCTGCTCGCGAGCGTCGTGCCGCAACTGCCGGCCGGCTTCCCGAGCGTGCGGCTCGCGAACGTCACGTTCCTGCGGCAGCCGGCGTCCGTCGATTTCTATGTCGACGACGTGCTGCGCCACGCGAAGACGGTCGTGATCGATCATCTCGGCGGCGAAGCGTACTGGCCGTACGGGATCGAGCAGGCCGAGTCGCTCGCGTCGAAGCGCGCTCAGCAGCTCGCGATGTTCTCGGGCGACCTGCAGGAAGACCCGAACCTCGTCGCGAAAAGCACGGTCGCGCCCGACCTGTGCCGGCTGTGGTGGCGTTACCTGCGCGAAGGCGGCGTGCACAACGCCGACGCGCTGCTGCGCAGCATCGCATTCCATACGCTCGGCTTCGGCGACGAACCCGAGCTGCCGCGTCCGCTGCCGGCCGCCGCGCTGTATCACCCGGCGCGCGACCGCGCGAGCGTCGACGACTGGCGGCCGCGCTGCACGCCCGGCGCGCCGGTCGTCGCGATCCTGTTCTATCGTGCGCACTGGCAGGCCGCGAACACGGCCGTGTTCGATGCGCTGGCCGACGCACTCGTTCGGGAGGGGCTGAATCCGCTGCCGATCGCGGTGACGTCGCTGAAGGACGCGGTGAGTCGCGAGGTCATCACGCAACTCTGCGATACGCACGGCGTCGCGCTCGTGCTGAACACGACCGCGTTCGCGGCCGGCGCGATCGATGCGGCCGAGCCGGAGGTGCTCGCCGGCGACGCGCCGGTGCTGCAGGTGATCCTGTCCGGCGGCAATCGCGACGCATGGGTCACCGATAACCAGGGCCTGCACGCACGCGACATCGCGATGCATATCGCGCTGCCCGAGGTCGACGGGCGCATCGTCACGCGCGCGGTGAGCTTCAAGGGGCTCGCGTATCGCTGTCCGCACACCGAGGTCGACGTCGTGCGCTATCAGCCGGACGCCGAGCGGATCGCGTTCGTCGCGGCGCTCGCGCGCGGCTGGTGCCGGCTGCGCACGCTCGACAACGCGAGCAAGCGCATCGCGCTGATTCTCGCGAACTATCCGCAAAGCGAAGGGCGGATCGGCAACGGCGTCGGGCTCGACACGCCGGCGTCCGCGCTGCGCGTGCTCGCGGCGCTGCGCGACGCGGGCTACGCGCTGGCCGACCTGCCGCCCGATGGCGACGCGCTGATCGCACGGCTCACCGAAGGCGTGACCAACGACGTGGCCGTGCATGCGCTGCGCCCGGCGTTCCAGAGTTTCGCGCTGGCCGACTACGCCGCGCATTTCGCGCGGCTGCCGGCGGCCGTGCGCGACGCGCTGAACGAGCGCTGGGGCCCGCCCGAGGCCGACCCGACGCTGCGCCACGGGCGTTTCACGATCGCGGGCTGGCGCGCGGGCAACGTGTTCGTCGGCATCCAGCCGTCGCGCTCGCGCGGCGAGAACGACTACGCGAGCTACCACGACGCGGATCTCGTGCCGCCGCATGCGTACCTCGCGTTCTATTTCTGGCTGCGCGATGCGTATCGCATCGACGCGGTCATCCACCTCGGCAAGCACGGCAACCTCGAATGGCTGCCGGGCAAGAGCGTCGCGCTGTCCGACGCGTGCTGGCCCGACCTGACGCTCGGGCCGCTGCCGCACCTGTATCCGTTCATCGTCAACGATCCGGGCGAGGGCAGCCAGGCGAAGCGCCGCGCGCAGGCGGTGATCGTCGATCACCTGATGCCGCCGCTCACGCGCGCGGAAAACTACGGGCCGCTGCAGGATCTCGAGCGGCAGGTCGACGAATACTACGAAGCGCTGATGGTCGACGCGCGGCGCGCGAAGCTGCTGCGCAAGACGATCCTCGCGACGATCGCCGAACATCGGCTGCACGACGAACTGAGCGTATCGCCGCCGCGCGACGCGGGCGACGAGGATGCGCTGCTGACGCGAGTCGACGCGTGGCTGTGCGAATTGAAGGAAGCGCAGATTCGCGACGGGCTGCACGTGTTCGGCGTGTCGCCGGCCGATCGCCAGCGACGCGACACGCTGCTTGCGCTCGCGCGCTTTCCGGTCGGCGACGGCAAGGGCGCGCGCGCGGGGCTGATCGGCGCGCTCGCGCGCGACCTGATGCTCGGCGACGATTTCGATCCGCTGTCGGCCGACTGGGCCGCGCCGTGGGCCGGCCCGCGCCCGGCGATCCTGCAGGCGCTCGATGGATCGCCGTGGCGTCATGCGGGCGATACGCGCGAGCGGCTCGAACGGCTCGCGCAGCAATGGCTGGACGGGCTGTGCGCGGCCACCGGGGGCAACCCCGGCACCGACGCGACGCCGCCCGGCGAATGGCCGCATACGCTCGCGGTGATCGAACGCGTTCGCGCGACGCTGATGCCTGCGCTCGACGCATGCGGCGGCGAGGAAATGCGCCAGTTGCTGCGCGGGCTCGACGGCCGCTTCGTGCCGCCGGGGCCGAGCGGTTCGCCGTCGCGCGGCCGTCCCGACGTGCTGCCGACCGGCCGAAATTTCTACTCGGTCGACACGCGCGCAGTGCCGACGCAGGCAGCGTGGTCGCTCGGCCTGAAATCCGCGCAACAGCTGATCGAGCGTCATCTGCAGGATCACGGCGACTATCCGCGCGCGATCGGCCTGTCGGTGTGGGGTACGGCGACGATGCGCACGGGCGGCGACGACATCGCGCAGGCGTTCGCGCTGCTCGGCGTGCGGCCGAAATGGGCGCACGGCAGCCATCGCGTGACCGACTTCGAGATCCTGCCGATCGAGATCTTCGACCGGCCGCGCATCGACGTGACACTGCGCGTATCGGGCTTCTTCCGCGACGCGTTTCCGAACCTGATGCACCTGTTCGACGCGGCCGTGCAGGCCGTCGCCGCGCTCGACGAGCCGGAGGAAATGAACCCGATCCGCGCACGCATCGAGCGCGAACGCGCGAAATGGATCACGCAGGGCGTGCCGCCCGACGAAGCGCGGCGCCGCGCCGGCTGGCGCGTGTTCGGCGCGCGGCCGGGCAGCTACGGCGCGGGCCTGCAGGACCTGATCGACCAGCGCCGCTGGCAGACCGACGCCGATCTCGCGGATGCGTACCGCCAGTGGGGCGGCCATGCGTACGCGCAGAACAGCGCGGGCGACGCCGCGCCCGACGTGTTCGGCGAGCGGCTGGCGACGATCGACGTCGTCGTGCAGAACCAGGACAGCCGCGAGCACGACATCCTCGATTCGAACGACTACTACCAGTTCCAGGGCGGGATGACGGCGGCCGTGCGGCACCTGTCCGGGCAGCAGCCGAGCATCTACCACGGCGACCATGCGAACCCGGTCGCGCCGAAGATGCGCACGCTGCGCGAGGAGATCGCGCGCGTGATCCGCTCGCGCGTCGTCAACCCGAAATGGCTCGACGGCGTGAAGCGCCATGGTTACAAGGGCGCGGCCGAGCTGGCCGCGACCGTCGACTACCTGTACGGCTATGACGCGACCGCGCGCGTGCTGTCCGATCACCAGTACGCGCTCGTCGCCGACGCATACCTGTTCGACGACGACACGCGCGCGTTCCTCGAACGGCACAACCCGAAGGCGCTGCACGGCATCTGCGAACGCTTCGTCGAGGCGATGCAGCGCGGCTTGTGGCAGCAGCCGGGCGACTATCGCGAACGGATCGAAGCGGTCTGGCTCGCGAGTGAACAACTCCAGGAAGGGGGACGGCGATGA
- a CDS encoding ATP-binding protein, whose product MTDPTTHRARAVFPFAALVAQDALQQALLLAAIDPSLGGVLVSGPRGTAKSTAARGLAELLPEGQFVTLPLSASDEQVTGSLDLAHALAENGVRFRPGLLARAHLGVLYVDEVNLLADGLVDTLLDVAASGVNIVERDGVSHAHDARFVLVGTMNPEEGELRPQLLDRFGLMVELENCFDAAQRERIVKARLAFDLDPDAFRARHAAAQRELGDRIHAARARLPMLDFDDAVHARVSALCIDAAVDGLRADLVMLRAARALAALEQADAVTVSHVERVAEAVLRHRRHAGTPPPSGASQPGGERDDRSPPDARQQPDDRPGATKNDAAASQGDWGYLPPEPAGLRDVKSVVPLPLKKR is encoded by the coding sequence ATGACCGATCCGACAACGCACCGCGCCCGCGCGGTCTTTCCGTTTGCGGCGCTCGTCGCGCAGGATGCCTTGCAGCAGGCGCTGCTGCTCGCCGCGATCGATCCGTCGCTCGGCGGCGTGCTGGTGAGCGGCCCGCGCGGCACCGCGAAATCGACCGCCGCGCGCGGCCTCGCGGAGCTGCTGCCCGAAGGGCAGTTCGTCACGTTGCCGCTGTCGGCGAGCGACGAACAGGTGACGGGCTCGCTCGATCTCGCGCATGCGCTCGCGGAGAACGGCGTGCGCTTCCGGCCGGGCCTGCTGGCTCGCGCGCATCTCGGCGTGCTGTATGTCGACGAAGTGAACCTGCTCGCCGACGGGCTCGTCGATACGCTGCTCGACGTCGCCGCGAGCGGCGTGAACATCGTCGAGCGCGATGGCGTATCGCACGCGCATGATGCGCGCTTCGTGCTGGTCGGCACGATGAATCCCGAGGAGGGCGAGCTGCGCCCGCAGTTGCTCGACCGCTTCGGGCTGATGGTCGAGCTCGAGAACTGCTTCGACGCCGCGCAGCGTGAGCGGATCGTGAAGGCCCGACTCGCATTCGATCTCGATCCGGACGCGTTCCGCGCACGGCATGCAGCCGCGCAGCGCGAACTCGGCGACCGGATTCATGCGGCGCGCGCACGGCTGCCGATGCTGGATTTCGACGATGCGGTCCATGCGCGCGTCAGCGCGCTGTGCATCGACGCGGCCGTCGACGGATTGCGCGCCGATCTCGTGATGCTGCGCGCCGCGCGCGCACTCGCCGCGCTGGAACAGGCCGATGCGGTGACGGTGTCGCATGTGGAGCGCGTGGCCGAAGCGGTGTTGCGGCACCGGCGCCATGCGGGTACGCCGCCACCTTCCGGCGCGTCGCAGCCGGGCGGCGAACGCGACGATCGCTCGCCGCCGGACGCGCGCCAGCAGCCCGACGACCGACCGGGCGCGACAAAAAACGATGCCGCGGCATCGCAGGGCGACTGGGGCTACCTGCCGCCCGAACCCGCCGGGCTGCGCGACGTGAAAAGCGTCGTGCCGCTGCCGCTAAAAAAACGCTGA